The following are encoded together in the Hyalangium minutum genome:
- a CDS encoding ELWxxDGT repeat protein, with product MNRLSAPSRLLSWLFLLSGGAALAQTPELPPVVPGPAAMLLDIRPGPEGSEPNFLEGMARGLFFEADDGTHGREPWTSNGTTAGTRLLKDIRPGPEGSFGIGDLDLNAQRVGGFVYFPANAGTLGLELWRTDGTPAGTVAVKDINPGSQSSNPSFLTAFGSRLMFRATDGTSGDELWRSDGTAASTVRVKDINPGPDSSGPFMPVAIGYRLFFNANDGVHGGEPWVSDGTEAGTRLLKDINPGEESSTAFWFTALRGSVLFVADDGVHGQELWKTDGTTAGTVMVKDIRPGTGHSLLSLGAVLKDRLFFFADDGVHGRELWISDGTEAGTVMVKDINPAGMGAPGDDFAVLGSRVFFVGDDGPSGAELWMSDGTAVGTTRVKDINPGAASAFQNPAQFQVVDGRLLFVANDGTHGFEPWISNGTVAGTRLVQDINPGAGSSDPWQFTAVSGRVFFTAEDGSHGRELWAMPSPTFEENTPQ from the coding sequence ATGAATCGTCTGAGCGCACCGTCTCGTCTGCTGTCCTGGCTGTTTCTGCTGTCCGGAGGCGCCGCACTGGCCCAGACGCCGGAGCTCCCTCCGGTTGTACCTGGCCCTGCCGCCATGCTCCTGGACATACGGCCCGGCCCCGAGGGCTCCGAACCCAACTTCCTCGAGGGAATGGCGCGCGGGCTCTTCTTCGAGGCCGACGACGGCACGCATGGCCGCGAACCCTGGACGAGTAACGGCACGACCGCGGGCACCCGGCTGCTGAAGGACATCCGCCCGGGGCCGGAGGGCTCGTTCGGCATCGGGGACCTGGACCTCAACGCCCAGCGCGTGGGCGGCTTCGTCTACTTCCCCGCCAACGCCGGCACCTTGGGGCTGGAGTTGTGGAGAACCGACGGCACGCCCGCGGGCACGGTGGCGGTCAAGGACATCAACCCCGGCTCCCAGAGCTCCAACCCCTCCTTCCTCACCGCCTTCGGCAGCCGACTGATGTTCCGCGCCACCGATGGGACGAGCGGGGACGAGCTGTGGAGGAGCGACGGGACCGCAGCAAGCACGGTGCGGGTGAAAGACATCAACCCCGGACCGGACAGCTCCGGCCCGTTCATGCCGGTGGCCATCGGCTACCGGCTCTTCTTCAACGCGAACGACGGTGTCCACGGTGGCGAGCCCTGGGTGAGCGACGGAACCGAGGCCGGGACCCGGCTCCTGAAGGACATCAACCCCGGCGAGGAGAGCAGCACGGCGTTCTGGTTCACCGCGCTGCGCGGCAGCGTCCTCTTCGTCGCCGATGATGGTGTGCACGGTCAGGAGCTATGGAAGACCGACGGGACGACCGCAGGCACGGTGATGGTCAAGGACATCCGTCCCGGCACAGGCCACTCCCTGCTCTCGCTGGGCGCGGTGCTCAAAGACCGGCTCTTCTTCTTCGCGGACGACGGCGTCCACGGCCGCGAGCTGTGGATAAGTGACGGGACGGAGGCGGGCACGGTGATGGTGAAGGACATCAACCCTGCGGGCATGGGCGCCCCAGGCGATGACTTCGCGGTCCTGGGCAGCCGGGTCTTCTTCGTCGGGGATGACGGACCATCGGGAGCCGAGCTGTGGATGAGCGACGGCACGGCGGTCGGCACGACGAGGGTGAAGGACATCAACCCCGGAGCGGCCTCTGCATTCCAGAACCCCGCGCAGTTCCAGGTGGTCGACGGGCGCCTCCTCTTCGTCGCGAACGACGGCACCCACGGCTTCGAGCCGTGGATAAGCAATGGGACGGTGGCGGGCACGAGGCTCGTCCAGGACATCAACCCTGGGGCTGGCTCCTCGGATCCCTGGCAGTTCACCGCTGTATCAGGGCGCGTGTTCTTCACCGCGGAAGATGGCAGCCATGGCCGCGAGCTGTGGGCCATGCCGAGCCCCACCTTCGAGGAGAACACGCCGCAATGA
- a CDS encoding serine/threonine-protein kinase: MTLQPGTQFGRYELVSRLGYGGMAETWLARLLGEAGFAKTVLIKKVLPEYADDYAFTSMLISEARICGTLSHDNIAQVFDFGRVGNEYYLGMEYVDGQPLNNIVQHMARMGGGGVPVPPAAFIGIHICRGLHYAHTRKDGAGKPLSIVHRDISPENVLVSYEGQVKIVDFGLAKARELRDMNTEPGVVKGKYLFFSPEQARGLEVDARTDVWATGIVMYEMLCGKVPVEGPEYVVMPKLSQGEFPRPRDINPKVPQELEDIIMGALTVRREDRYSSSHVFGDALAEFLYSYAPQFSTMTLSYFMQEMFRDALLRAGRDVSVPASFQDEMASWRSERPSAVAVPAALPAPAPESPRPEVMAAVPAASPSTPAPASPAPAVPGTQPLAPKLSPAVWRWTVGAGTALGWLAIGLTAIAIKRTPHPETDAPPAATEASVVPGGSKTGPEVPPPPRKLTPSPPVVDIEKYLQQAKAALTGRRYEVAAENYRAALKFQPGSLEAKEGLGFALVLGRTDEDSNAEAVKLLQDVVEQDSLKAHAWYFLGMALQATKEEKEAADAYKQYLVLDPSGRFSRDARNSLARMGEN, translated from the coding sequence ATGACGCTCCAACCCGGAACTCAGTTCGGCCGCTATGAGCTGGTCTCACGGCTCGGCTATGGCGGCATGGCCGAGACCTGGCTCGCCCGGCTTCTCGGTGAGGCGGGCTTCGCCAAGACGGTGCTCATCAAGAAGGTCCTCCCCGAGTACGCCGACGACTACGCCTTCACCAGCATGTTGATCAGCGAGGCGCGCATCTGCGGCACGCTCTCCCACGACAACATCGCCCAGGTGTTCGACTTCGGCCGGGTGGGCAACGAGTACTACCTGGGCATGGAGTACGTGGACGGGCAGCCGCTCAACAACATCGTCCAGCACATGGCGCGCATGGGAGGCGGCGGTGTCCCCGTGCCTCCAGCGGCCTTCATCGGCATCCACATCTGCCGGGGGCTGCACTACGCCCACACCCGCAAGGATGGGGCGGGCAAGCCGCTGAGCATCGTCCACCGGGACATCTCTCCGGAGAACGTGCTCGTCAGCTACGAGGGGCAGGTCAAGATCGTCGACTTCGGGCTGGCCAAGGCGCGCGAACTGCGCGACATGAACACCGAGCCCGGAGTGGTGAAAGGCAAGTACCTGTTCTTCTCTCCCGAGCAGGCGCGAGGCCTGGAGGTGGATGCGCGCACGGACGTGTGGGCCACGGGCATCGTCATGTACGAGATGCTCTGCGGAAAGGTCCCCGTCGAGGGCCCCGAGTACGTGGTGATGCCGAAGCTCAGCCAGGGCGAGTTTCCTCGCCCTCGGGACATCAATCCCAAGGTGCCCCAGGAACTGGAGGACATCATCATGGGCGCGCTCACGGTGCGCCGGGAGGACCGCTATTCCTCCAGCCACGTCTTTGGGGATGCGCTGGCGGAGTTCCTGTACTCCTACGCGCCGCAGTTCTCCACGATGACGCTGTCGTACTTCATGCAGGAGATGTTCCGGGACGCGCTGCTGCGCGCGGGGCGAGATGTCTCGGTACCGGCCTCGTTCCAGGACGAGATGGCCTCGTGGCGGTCCGAGCGCCCCTCCGCGGTCGCGGTGCCAGCAGCCCTGCCGGCCCCCGCTCCCGAGAGCCCTCGCCCCGAGGTGATGGCTGCCGTCCCCGCCGCGAGCCCCTCCACGCCCGCTCCTGCGAGTCCTGCGCCCGCGGTTCCTGGCACACAGCCCCTCGCGCCGAAGCTGTCCCCGGCGGTGTGGCGGTGGACGGTGGGGGCTGGCACGGCACTCGGGTGGTTGGCCATTGGTCTCACGGCCATCGCCATCAAGCGGACGCCGCATCCCGAGACGGACGCGCCACCGGCGGCCACCGAGGCCTCCGTGGTGCCAGGCGGTTCCAAGACAGGGCCCGAGGTGCCGCCTCCGCCCCGGAAGCTGACTCCGTCCCCGCCCGTGGTGGATATCGAGAAGTACCTCCAGCAGGCGAAGGCCGCGCTCACCGGCAGGCGCTACGAGGTTGCCGCGGAGAACTACCGCGCGGCGCTGAAGTTCCAGCCGGGCTCGCTGGAGGCCAAGGAGGGGCTGGGCTTCGCGCTGGTGCTGGGCCGGACCGACGAGGACAGCAACGCCGAGGCCGTCAAGCTGCTGCAAGACGTGGTGGAGCAGGACTCGCTGAAGGCCCACGCGTGGTACTTCCTGGGCATGGCGCTCCAGGCCACCAAGGAGGAAAAGGAGGCGGCCGACGCCTACAAGCAGTACCTCGTCCTGGATCCCTCCGGCCGGTTCTCGAGGGACGCGCGGAACTCCCTGGCGCGCATGGGGGAGAACTAG
- a CDS encoding pilin produces the protein MLAAIAIPNFIRFQARARQSEVHGNLKALFTGLRTQQRRPPAVIRATGFAPERGNRYSYHLENGCSSMEDRSNQMPIQNNNDTCIGVDVFRFGPSFPPFFVAQALPSANWGPEAPAAMSGKTDAGIYGDDATWGFLAYGAGDVDNAPASDKADTWVIGSYDAVMASSCPASANINVAAGEPFNVYNDVNCD, from the coding sequence ATCCTCGCGGCCATCGCGATCCCGAACTTCATCCGCTTCCAGGCTCGAGCCCGTCAGTCAGAGGTCCACGGCAACCTGAAGGCCCTGTTCACCGGTCTGCGCACCCAGCAGCGCAGGCCGCCCGCTGTGATCCGTGCCACGGGCTTCGCTCCGGAGCGCGGCAACCGCTACAGCTACCACCTGGAGAACGGCTGCAGCAGCATGGAGGACCGCTCCAACCAGATGCCGATTCAGAACAACAACGACACCTGTATCGGCGTTGACGTCTTCCGCTTCGGTCCCAGCTTCCCGCCCTTCTTCGTGGCGCAGGCGCTGCCCTCCGCGAACTGGGGGCCTGAGGCTCCCGCCGCCATGAGCGGCAAGACCGACGCCGGTATCTACGGCGACGACGCCACCTGGGGCTTCCTGGCCTATGGCGCCGGCGACGTGGACAACGCTCCGGCGAGCGACAAAGCGGACACCTGGGTCATCGGCTCGTACGACGCGGTGATGGCCTCCTCGTGCCCGGCCTCCGCCAACATCAACGTGGCCGCTGGAGAGCCGTTCAACGTCTACAACGACGTGAACTGCGACTGA
- a CDS encoding patatin-like phospholipase family protein, translated as MLYRVRWVAVLGGLLACVAGAAEKVPPPHDIALTISGGVSLGAYEAGLTWGTVRFLRLARAQPIQGPTFRPNLVGVTGASAGSINALLAAALWCEAPDSSADDSVDSNLLRDTWLPVGLDELLPENASAYTPDDGLLSRRAMEGVLAQLRTQVFSPSDTRHFQPGCSVPLGFSVTRVKPEVSHIAGLPAMTQRFVVPLVLQVSPGGRVLLHHQPLPSDGELAPSALMLGERSDPEPPGHSVDSDQVSQAVLASAAFPVAFSPRELCDCTASCPAEQTVTQGMCPGPDASRPLTGLSCAAHSTPGQELKLCRRPYVDGGVFDNAPVGLAIELVESRRGPSLWNPVSYVFVDPDFRRFESRAASVSASGGPTGASLVGSLEFFTGLVATARNSELGRTARAMHWNRTTRTLLMSAADAGRRYAGVHGVLASLVHGRVTEARLPELPARGSMTVPERLRRGRVLLSCVRRLSAQGSATANPGLLTSCARVLRGEPGEDPLQADAGQAAKVGERLSVEELVSLGTSLARLLDARGQFRRYVDAPLTQEEDPGLRVQDAFRSGMELSSSVIEFFAGELDLLSRSEISEEQQWQLRAAFLSTLRNAQGLGAATHLLANTVLDEQLRWIEAMPEPRFSELSREARGQLRELPKGALFDPKTVQPLLDAASEVSERAGDLQLLAQRARVIEVLVGLVPTLRQLQGALDTISQHASALEQGRVPERRLFVTTRFAPLAGSQLGNFAAFLDRPLRELDYYAGVYDAVHSLSVQGCAAQDPYFTGRPAPARLPGPSDELDLGDPQTQRCVGMMMRDNAEWMGLLASKRARHVLSALAQEELAIALGSRKRAQELLREPAWAWVEEGDRLAEDDPLAAALAAARSHRRPCKEGESEQLCLADPGFDAFLTGLKEHGYQGQEANMRLALQDPTRWWGTTIRRAMDRATVVELQQAAPAGATASSARRGVRLGLAAGQLLARRDVNLAPTPRFEFDPSSLPASSPPGSGAWRLRMMHLLPYRLAFDAAQGGVALAWVEPALRLSPRLSLLSKVEPLDYESPNDRLSSTVGLRPTLHLGGVSLGAGPRASLHWRGTRRFDWGLEVHGSLLQDRVGVSVGVRENPFAGEPFRSLSVSLSLADLNGLAYWLTL; from the coding sequence TTGCTGTATCGGGTCCGGTGGGTGGCCGTCCTGGGAGGGCTGTTGGCGTGTGTGGCGGGGGCCGCCGAGAAGGTGCCGCCCCCTCATGACATTGCCCTCACCATCAGTGGAGGGGTGAGCCTTGGCGCGTACGAGGCCGGGCTGACGTGGGGCACCGTCCGCTTCCTGCGGCTGGCTCGCGCCCAGCCCATTCAGGGGCCCACGTTTCGTCCCAACCTCGTGGGCGTCACCGGGGCCAGCGCGGGCAGCATCAACGCACTGCTCGCCGCCGCGCTCTGGTGCGAGGCCCCGGACTCCAGCGCGGACGACAGCGTGGACTCCAACTTGCTGCGGGACACCTGGCTCCCCGTGGGGCTGGACGAGTTGCTCCCCGAGAACGCCAGCGCCTACACGCCGGACGATGGGCTCTTGTCCCGGCGCGCGATGGAGGGCGTGCTGGCGCAGCTGCGCACCCAGGTCTTCAGCCCGAGCGACACGCGCCACTTCCAGCCCGGGTGCAGCGTGCCCCTGGGCTTCAGTGTGACGCGGGTGAAGCCCGAGGTGAGCCACATCGCGGGACTGCCGGCGATGACCCAGCGTTTCGTTGTGCCGCTGGTGCTCCAGGTCTCTCCCGGCGGCCGGGTGCTCCTGCATCACCAGCCGCTGCCGAGCGATGGCGAGCTGGCCCCCAGCGCGTTGATGCTGGGCGAGCGCTCCGATCCCGAGCCTCCCGGGCATTCTGTCGACTCGGATCAGGTGAGCCAGGCGGTGCTGGCCTCCGCTGCGTTCCCCGTGGCCTTCAGCCCTCGCGAGCTGTGTGACTGCACGGCCTCCTGTCCGGCCGAGCAGACAGTGACACAGGGAATGTGCCCCGGACCCGATGCGTCGCGGCCTCTGACGGGACTCTCCTGCGCCGCGCACTCCACGCCGGGGCAGGAGCTGAAGCTGTGCCGCCGCCCCTATGTGGATGGTGGCGTCTTCGACAACGCGCCGGTGGGGCTGGCCATCGAGCTCGTGGAGTCGAGGCGAGGGCCCAGCCTGTGGAACCCGGTCTCCTACGTCTTCGTCGATCCCGACTTTCGCCGCTTCGAGTCTCGGGCCGCCTCGGTCTCGGCTTCTGGGGGGCCCACAGGGGCGAGCCTCGTGGGCAGCCTGGAGTTCTTCACCGGCTTGGTGGCGACCGCGCGCAATTCGGAGCTGGGGCGCACGGCGCGGGCCATGCACTGGAACCGGACTACGCGCACCTTGCTCATGAGCGCGGCGGATGCGGGCCGGCGGTACGCGGGAGTTCATGGCGTGCTCGCCTCGTTGGTGCACGGGCGCGTCACCGAGGCACGGCTGCCCGAGCTTCCCGCCCGCGGCTCGATGACTGTGCCCGAGCGGCTGCGGCGCGGACGAGTGCTGCTCTCCTGTGTGCGGAGGTTGTCGGCGCAGGGCAGCGCCACCGCAAACCCGGGCTTGCTCACGAGCTGCGCCCGGGTGCTGCGGGGAGAGCCCGGCGAGGATCCGCTCCAGGCGGATGCCGGTCAGGCCGCGAAGGTGGGCGAGCGGCTGTCGGTGGAGGAGCTGGTCTCGCTCGGCACGTCGCTGGCGAGGCTGCTCGATGCGCGGGGACAGTTCCGCCGCTATGTGGACGCGCCGCTGACCCAGGAAGAGGACCCGGGGCTGCGCGTCCAGGACGCGTTCCGCAGTGGCATGGAGCTGAGCTCGTCGGTCATCGAGTTCTTTGCCGGAGAGCTGGATCTGCTCTCGCGCAGCGAGATCTCCGAGGAGCAGCAGTGGCAGCTGCGCGCGGCCTTCCTGAGTACGTTGCGCAATGCCCAGGGACTGGGAGCGGCCACGCACCTGTTGGCCAACACGGTGTTGGACGAGCAGCTCCGGTGGATCGAAGCCATGCCGGAGCCCCGGTTCTCCGAGCTGTCGCGCGAGGCCCGAGGACAGTTGCGAGAGCTGCCCAAGGGAGCCCTCTTCGATCCGAAGACCGTCCAGCCTCTGCTCGACGCCGCGTCCGAGGTGAGTGAGCGCGCAGGCGATCTCCAGTTGCTCGCTCAGCGGGCACGGGTGATCGAAGTGTTGGTGGGGCTGGTGCCCACGCTGCGGCAACTGCAGGGGGCGTTGGACACGATCTCCCAGCATGCCTCGGCGCTCGAGCAGGGCCGGGTCCCCGAGCGGCGCCTCTTCGTCACGACGCGCTTCGCGCCGCTGGCGGGTTCACAGCTCGGCAACTTCGCGGCCTTCCTGGATCGGCCTCTGCGCGAGCTGGACTACTACGCCGGGGTGTACGACGCGGTGCACTCGCTCTCGGTGCAGGGCTGTGCCGCGCAGGACCCGTACTTCACAGGCCGGCCCGCGCCCGCACGGCTTCCGGGGCCCTCGGACGAGCTGGACCTGGGAGACCCTCAGACCCAGCGCTGCGTAGGGATGATGATGCGCGACAATGCGGAGTGGATGGGACTGCTTGCCTCGAAGCGGGCCCGGCACGTCCTCTCCGCGCTGGCCCAGGAGGAGCTGGCGATTGCCCTGGGCAGCCGGAAGAGGGCACAGGAACTGCTGCGCGAGCCCGCCTGGGCCTGGGTGGAGGAGGGTGATCGGCTCGCCGAGGACGATCCCCTCGCCGCGGCGCTCGCGGCGGCCCGTTCCCACAGGAGGCCGTGCAAGGAGGGAGAGTCGGAGCAGCTGTGCCTGGCGGACCCGGGCTTCGACGCGTTTCTGACCGGCTTGAAGGAGCACGGTTACCAGGGCCAGGAGGCGAACATGCGCCTGGCGCTGCAGGACCCGACGCGGTGGTGGGGCACGACGATTCGCCGGGCGATGGATCGCGCCACGGTGGTGGAACTGCAACAGGCCGCTCCCGCGGGGGCCACGGCTTCCTCGGCGCGGCGGGGCGTGCGGCTGGGGCTCGCGGCGGGGCAGTTGTTGGCGCGGCGGGATGTGAACCTCGCGCCCACCCCTCGGTTCGAGTTCGATCCCTCCAGTCTGCCCGCGTCATCGCCTCCGGGCTCGGGCGCCTGGCGGCTGCGGATGATGCACCTGCTGCCCTACCGGCTGGCGTTCGATGCGGCCCAGGGTGGCGTGGCGCTGGCGTGGGTGGAGCCCGCGTTGAGGCTCTCGCCCCGGCTGTCCCTGCTCTCCAAGGTGGAGCCCCTCGACTACGAGAGCCCGAATGACAGACTCTCGAGCACGGTGGGGCTGCGGCCCACGCTGCACCTGGGAGGCGTGTCCCTGGGCGCGGGGCCTCGGGCCTCGCTGCACTGGAGGGGAACGCGCCGGTTCGATTGGGGGCTGGAGGTCCATGGCTCGCTGCTGCAGGACCGGGTAGGAGTGAGCGTCGGGGTCCGCGAGAACCCCTTCGCCGGGGAGCCGTTCCGGAGCCTCTCGGTGTCGCTGTCGCTGGCAGACCTGAACGGTCTGGCCTACTGGCTCACGCTGTGA